A part of Paenibacillus donghaensis genomic DNA contains:
- the dprA gene encoding DNA-processing protein DprA, producing the protein METRDLLFGLQEIQGIGWKSIDKIRRAGFLTEKAFSCCKQDWEKIGLGDKMSTLLAETFTRDWISARHFLMKESGIAMITVLDPDYPSLLQETAQPPWVLYYRGSLELLSRPTIAMVGTRIPTAYGRKVGGMLAEALSAAGLTVVSGLARGIDSICHEAALGGRGGTIAVVATGLDKVYPPENRELERQIAATGLVLSEYAIGTPSHPGLFPQRNRIIAGLALGTVVVEADSRSGSLITADSAMEAGRDVFAVPGPITSPKSRGALELIKQGAKLVTGSEDILEEYRSFLQQTSAGQGLGDAKPLGSEDMLTEKKLTREESRLYHILHQGPFSLDELLERTRWDFGHLHSVLLSLIIKKAVSQLPGAIYKVI; encoded by the coding sequence ATGGAAACTCGCGATTTGCTGTTTGGGCTGCAAGAGATTCAAGGGATTGGCTGGAAAAGTATCGACAAGATTCGCCGGGCGGGATTTTTGACAGAAAAAGCATTTTCCTGCTGCAAGCAGGACTGGGAGAAGATCGGCTTGGGCGATAAAATGTCGACGCTGCTGGCAGAGACCTTCACCAGGGACTGGATCAGTGCGCGGCACTTTCTAATGAAGGAAAGCGGTATAGCGATGATCACTGTACTGGACCCGGATTATCCTTCATTACTGCAGGAAACTGCGCAGCCGCCTTGGGTGCTCTATTATCGTGGGAGTCTGGAACTGCTCTCTAGGCCGACCATCGCTATGGTAGGAACACGTATTCCGACTGCTTACGGTCGCAAGGTAGGCGGGATGCTGGCTGAGGCGCTCTCTGCTGCAGGGCTGACGGTTGTCAGCGGACTGGCCCGGGGGATTGACAGTATCTGTCATGAAGCCGCGCTAGGCGGACGTGGGGGCACTATTGCTGTGGTGGCCACCGGCCTCGATAAGGTCTACCCGCCGGAGAACCGTGAGCTGGAGCGTCAGATCGCCGCCACCGGATTGGTGCTTAGCGAATACGCAATCGGAACGCCGAGCCATCCCGGTTTGTTCCCGCAGCGCAACCGGATTATTGCCGGTCTTGCGCTGGGTACTGTAGTGGTTGAGGCAGACAGCCGCAGCGGTTCATTGATTACAGCAGACAGCGCGATGGAGGCGGGAAGAGATGTATTTGCCGTACCCGGTCCGATTACTTCGCCCAAGAGCAGAGGTGCTCTGGAGCTGATTAAGCAAGGGGCCAAGCTCGTTACCGGCAGCGAGGATATCCTCGAGGAATATCGCTCTTTTCTGCAGCAAACCTCTGCCGGACAAGGCCTTGGGGATGCCAAACCATTGGGTTCCGAAGACATGCTTACTGAAAAGAAATTGACAAGAGAGGAGTCCCGCCTATACCATATACTGCATCAAGGCCCGTTTTCACTGGATGAGCTTCTGGAGCGGACTCGGTGGGATTTTGGACATTTGCATTCAGTTCTGTTATCTTTAATCATAAAAAAAGCGGTGTCACAATTACCAGGAGCAATTTATAAGGTAATTTAA
- the sucD gene encoding succinate--CoA ligase subunit alpha, producing the protein MSILVDKHTKVITQGITGSTGLFHTKGALDYGTQMVGGVTPGKGGTSVNITLENGSEVSLPVFDTVVAAKAATGATASVIYVPPAFAADSIMEAVDAGLDLVICITEGIPVLDMVKVSRYMEGKSTVLIGPNCPGVITPGECKIGIMPGYIHMPGYVGVISRSGTLTYEAVHQLSARGIGQSSAVGIGGDPVKGSEFIDILKLFNDDPGTKAVIMIGEIGGTAEEEAAEWIREHMTKPVVGFIGGATAPPGKRMGHAGAIISGGKGTASEKIAVLEACGIKVAPTPADMGSTLVSVLEERGILNACTTH; encoded by the coding sequence ATGAGCATTCTTGTAGATAAACATACCAAAGTTATTACGCAGGGAATTACCGGCTCGACCGGCTTGTTTCATACCAAGGGTGCGCTGGATTATGGTACGCAGATGGTCGGGGGTGTGACTCCGGGCAAAGGTGGAACCAGTGTTAACATCACGCTGGAGAATGGGAGCGAGGTCAGCCTGCCTGTATTTGATACGGTAGTTGCCGCCAAGGCGGCAACCGGCGCTACGGCCAGTGTGATTTATGTGCCACCGGCGTTTGCCGCCGACTCCATTATGGAGGCTGTGGATGCGGGACTGGACCTGGTGATCTGTATTACCGAGGGCATCCCGGTACTGGATATGGTTAAAGTCTCGCGTTATATGGAGGGGAAGTCCACGGTCCTCATTGGTCCGAACTGTCCGGGAGTCATCACACCGGGTGAATGCAAAATCGGCATTATGCCGGGTTATATTCATATGCCTGGATATGTGGGCGTAATTTCGCGCAGCGGCACCTTGACGTATGAGGCAGTACATCAGCTGAGCGCACGTGGTATTGGTCAATCCTCAGCCGTAGGCATTGGCGGAGACCCGGTCAAGGGCTCGGAATTTATTGATATTCTGAAGCTGTTTAACGATGACCCGGGCACCAAGGCCGTGATTATGATCGGTGAAATCGGGGGAACGGCGGAGGAAGAAGCCGCGGAGTGGATTCGTGAACATATGACCAAGCCGGTTGTTGGCTTTATTGGCGGCGCCACTGCGCCTCCGGGCAAACGGATGGGCCATGCGGGGGCGATTATCTCCGGCGGCAAAGGGACGGCGAGTGAGAAGATTGCCGTGCTCGAAGCCTGTGGGATCAAGGTAGCGCCAACGCCTGCCGATATGGGCTCCACCCTGGTGAGCGTGCTTGAGGAACGCGGCATTCTGAATGCCTGCACCACACATTAA
- the sucC gene encoding ADP-forming succinate--CoA ligase subunit beta encodes MNIHEYQGKEVLKKYGVAVPNGKVAYTVEEAVEAAEALGTPVVVVKAQIHAGGRGKAGGVKVAKGIDEVRAYATDILGKTLITHQTGPEGKVVKRLLIEEGCQIVKEYYIGLVVDRSSGRVVMMASEEGGTEIEEVAATNPEKIFKEIVDPAVGLQTFQARKLAYSIGIPNELVGKTVKFMQALYSAFVDKDCSIAEINPLVVTADGNVMALDAKLNFDSNALFRHKDIVELRDLDEEDEKEIEASKYDLSYIALDGNIGCMVNGAGLAMATMDIIKYYGGEPANFLDVGGGATTEKVTEAFKIILSDAKVNGIFVNIFGGIMRCDVIASGVVEAAGQLGLTKPLVVRLEGTNVELGKQILAGSGLNIVAADSMADGARKIVALVK; translated from the coding sequence ATGAATATCCACGAGTATCAGGGAAAAGAAGTACTTAAGAAGTACGGCGTAGCCGTGCCGAATGGCAAAGTTGCTTATACAGTGGAGGAAGCGGTAGAAGCTGCTGAGGCGCTGGGAACACCGGTGGTAGTGGTGAAGGCCCAGATTCATGCGGGCGGCCGCGGCAAAGCCGGAGGGGTCAAGGTGGCCAAAGGCATCGATGAGGTCAGAGCCTATGCAACAGACATTCTGGGCAAGACGCTGATTACTCATCAGACCGGACCGGAGGGCAAGGTCGTGAAACGGCTCCTCATCGAAGAGGGCTGTCAGATTGTGAAGGAGTATTACATCGGGCTGGTGGTGGACCGTAGCTCAGGCCGCGTGGTGATGATGGCTTCGGAAGAAGGCGGCACGGAGATCGAGGAAGTGGCTGCTACGAATCCGGAGAAGATTTTTAAAGAAATCGTTGATCCGGCCGTAGGTCTTCAGACCTTCCAGGCACGCAAGCTGGCTTATAGTATCGGGATTCCGAATGAGCTGGTGGGCAAAACAGTCAAGTTCATGCAAGCGCTCTATTCGGCTTTTGTCGATAAGGACTGCTCGATTGCCGAGATCAATCCGCTGGTCGTTACGGCTGACGGCAATGTGATGGCGCTGGATGCCAAGCTGAACTTTGATTCCAATGCCCTGTTCCGCCACAAGGATATCGTGGAGCTGCGCGACTTGGACGAAGAGGATGAGAAGGAGATTGAAGCCTCGAAATATGATCTCAGCTACATTGCGCTTGATGGCAATATCGGCTGTATGGTGAACGGGGCCGGTCTGGCGATGGCAACGATGGATATTATTAAATATTACGGCGGCGAACCGGCCAACTTCCTGGATGTAGGGGGCGGTGCGACTACCGAGAAGGTTACGGAAGCATTCAAAATTATTTTGTCGGATGCCAAGGTGAATGGTATCTTTGTGAATATATTCGGCGGTATTATGCGTTGTGATGTGATTGCCAGCGGAGTTGTGGAAGCGGCGGGACAACTGGGCCTGACCAAACCGCTTGTTGTACGTCTGGAGGGTACCAATGTGGAGCTGGGCAAGCAGATTCTGGCTGGTTCCGGCCTGAATATTGTGGCTGCAGACTCGATGGCGGACGGCGCGCGCAAAATAGTGGCTCTGGTAAAGTAA
- a CDS encoding MarR family winged helix-turn-helix transcriptional regulator, which translates to MNKQTTAPELLIENQLCFTIYACSREITKLYQPNLDKIGLTYSQYLVMLVLWERQQCTVKEIGEALYLDSGTLTPLLKRLQAAGLIIRERSLQDERKVLISLTEQGWALQSEALCIPSKMVEGTTMSGGELTDLLAQFKNLLERVHEANKATSKK; encoded by the coding sequence ATGAACAAGCAAACCACTGCACCGGAGCTGCTGATTGAGAATCAGCTCTGCTTTACGATCTACGCCTGTTCACGCGAGATTACGAAATTGTACCAGCCCAATCTGGACAAGATTGGCTTAACTTATTCACAGTATCTTGTGATGCTTGTCTTGTGGGAGCGGCAGCAATGCACCGTTAAAGAGATCGGCGAAGCCTTGTATCTGGATTCAGGAACACTGACTCCGCTGCTGAAGCGTCTGCAGGCCGCAGGTTTGATTATCAGAGAGCGTTCACTTCAGGATGAGCGGAAGGTGCTGATCTCGCTGACCGAACAGGGTTGGGCTCTACAGAGTGAAGCGCTGTGTATTCCAAGCAAAATGGTAGAGGGAACGACGATGTCAGGGGGGGAATTAACCGATCTGCTGGCACAGTTTAAGAACCTGCTTGAACGAGTCCATGAAGCGAATAAAGCGACTTCCAAAAAGTGA
- a CDS encoding organic hydroperoxide resistance protein: MMTIQHKMYETTVKAVGGRNGYIESSSPKLDLTISTPREMGGAGGEGTNPEQLFAAGYSACFDSALNMVARMGKVKIEGSEVTATVSFGKVEDGGFGIAVKLDVLVKGVDRETAASLVEAAHGACPYSRATRGNIAVELNVL; the protein is encoded by the coding sequence ATGATGACCATACAGCATAAAATGTATGAAACTACAGTGAAGGCCGTAGGCGGCAGAAACGGCTATATCGAATCCTCCAGCCCCAAGCTGGACCTGACGATCAGTACTCCGCGTGAAATGGGCGGCGCCGGCGGTGAAGGAACCAATCCCGAGCAGCTGTTCGCAGCCGGATATTCGGCTTGCTTCGACAGCGCGCTGAACATGGTTGCCCGGATGGGTAAAGTAAAAATTGAAGGCAGCGAGGTTACTGCAACCGTCAGTTTCGGCAAAGTTGAAGACGGCGGCTTCGGCATCGCCGTGAAGCTGGACGTACTGGTGAAAGGTGTTGACCGTGAAACCGCCGCTTCGCTGGTGGAAGCCGCGCACGGCGCCTGCCCTTACTCCCGTGCAACTCGCGGCAACATCGCCGTTGAGCTGAATGTGCTATAA
- a CDS encoding YifB family Mg chelatase-like AAA ATPase yields MYGKMHSACLYGIEGVMIGVEIDLSNGLPQSNIIGLPDSAIREAVERVRAAIKNCGYRYPQQRITINLAPADLRKEGSAFDLAIALGILTTSGQLEMPAAGELLLIGELALDGSLRPVTGVLPMVAAARKAGLRAVMLPRENAAEAALIQGMTVYVLNHLRELPEPDNMAGTGYRILELLHSSPGSTLAPASTGLPFPVTVTTGEATRKERPIVRIRSLGHLQYCPVSGPMDLPPAGDSGMLTEDYSDVLGQQHVKRALTIAAAGMHNIILIGPPGTGKTMLIKRLPGILPQLSDSEALEVTQIFSAAGKLKDAHRGLLRNRPFRSPHHTISEAGLIGGGSIPKPGEVSLAHKGVLFLDELPEFSRHVLEVLRQPLEDRSVTISRARAAFTFPAQFLLAGSMNPCSCGFLGSGNPQQRCSCSPSRIAQYRAKISGPLLDRIDLQVDVPRPREWDQPGRALSSAEMRGEVLAAQGIQAERYRALPISWNSELAGAALRRYAALDSESTEMLHYVLDNLGLSMRAHDRIIKLSRTIADLDGAPEITVSHLAEAVQYRNLDRQVISEE; encoded by the coding sequence ATGTATGGAAAAATGCACAGTGCCTGCTTGTACGGGATTGAAGGTGTGATGATCGGCGTTGAAATTGATTTATCCAATGGTTTGCCCCAGTCAAATATCATTGGACTGCCTGACTCTGCGATCCGTGAGGCGGTAGAACGAGTCCGTGCGGCTATCAAAAATTGCGGCTACCGCTACCCCCAGCAGCGGATCACCATTAATCTGGCTCCTGCCGATCTGCGTAAGGAGGGTTCGGCTTTTGATCTGGCGATTGCCTTGGGTATTCTGACCACCAGCGGCCAACTGGAGATGCCTGCGGCCGGCGAGCTGCTGCTGATCGGTGAGCTTGCCTTGGACGGCAGCCTGCGGCCGGTCACCGGAGTGTTGCCGATGGTTGCGGCTGCGCGGAAGGCCGGATTGCGCGCGGTAATGCTGCCGCGTGAGAACGCTGCAGAAGCGGCACTGATCCAGGGGATGACCGTATATGTGCTGAATCATCTGCGTGAGCTGCCAGAGCCGGACAATATGGCCGGGACGGGATATAGAATCCTTGAGCTGCTGCATAGTTCACCTGGATCTACACTTGCTCCAGCTTCAACCGGCTTGCCTTTTCCGGTAACGGTCACAACCGGTGAAGCCACAAGGAAGGAGCGCCCGATAGTAAGAATTCGTTCGCTTGGGCATCTGCAGTACTGTCCTGTCTCTGGTCCTATGGATCTGCCTCCGGCTGGTGATAGCGGAATGCTCACGGAAGATTACAGTGATGTGCTGGGCCAGCAGCATGTTAAACGGGCGCTGACGATTGCCGCTGCCGGAATGCATAACATCATCCTGATCGGCCCCCCTGGCACCGGGAAGACGATGCTGATCAAGCGTCTGCCGGGCATTCTCCCCCAGCTCTCCGACAGTGAGGCGCTGGAGGTGACCCAGATCTTCAGCGCAGCCGGGAAGCTGAAGGATGCCCACAGGGGTCTGCTGCGCAACCGTCCTTTCCGTTCCCCGCACCATACCATCTCGGAGGCGGGGCTAATCGGAGGCGGCAGCATTCCGAAGCCGGGCGAGGTCAGTCTGGCCCACAAGGGTGTGCTGTTTCTGGACGAGCTTCCGGAATTCTCGCGTCATGTGCTGGAGGTGCTCCGCCAGCCGCTGGAGGACCGGTCCGTGACGATCAGCCGGGCCAGGGCGGCGTTCACCTTCCCAGCGCAATTTCTGCTTGCCGGGTCTATGAATCCGTGCAGCTGCGGATTCTTGGGGAGCGGCAATCCGCAGCAGCGTTGTAGCTGCAGCCCATCCCGAATCGCCCAGTACCGGGCGAAGATCTCGGGGCCACTGCTGGACCGGATCGACCTGCAGGTCGATGTGCCGCGTCCCCGGGAGTGGGATCAGCCGGGACGGGCGCTGTCTTCTGCAGAGATGCGTGGCGAGGTGCTGGCTGCTCAGGGGATCCAGGCCGAACGCTACCGAGCACTGCCCATCTCCTGGAACAGCGAACTTGCCGGGGCTGCGCTGCGCCGGTATGCGGCGCTGGACAGCGAAAGCACGGAGATGCTGCATTATGTCCTCGACAATCTGGGCCTGAGCATGCGCGCGCATGACCGGATCATTAAGCTGTCGCGTACGATTGCCGATCTGGACGGAGCACCAGAGATTACAGTGTCGCATCTGGCGGAAGCGGTGCAGTACCGCAACCTGGACCGACAGGTGATCAGCGAGGAGTGA
- a CDS encoding metallophosphoesterase, with translation MPNVFFSSDHHFGHKHIIDFESRPFGSVEQMNEMMIESWNAVVRAEDTLFHLGDFSFLGKEATRNILSRLNGYKILILGNHDRGRSRNWWLDAGFNEVSEHPLIYKEFFFLSHEPMYMNKHMPYVNVHGHIHGQKYEGNHHFNICVEHWNYTPLTFEQIRDTVVASEEGSD, from the coding sequence ATGCCTAACGTTTTTTTTAGCTCAGATCATCATTTCGGACATAAGCATATTATTGATTTCGAATCCCGTCCGTTTGGTAGTGTGGAGCAGATGAATGAGATGATGATTGAGAGCTGGAATGCAGTGGTCCGGGCAGAGGATACACTGTTTCACCTGGGAGATTTCTCTTTTCTGGGCAAGGAAGCGACACGTAACATCCTCTCCCGGCTGAACGGTTACAAAATCTTGATTCTGGGCAATCACGACCGTGGGCGAAGCCGCAACTGGTGGCTGGATGCCGGCTTCAACGAGGTCAGTGAGCATCCGCTGATTTATAAAGAGTTCTTTTTTCTGTCACATGAGCCGATGTATATGAACAAGCATATGCCTTATGTGAATGTACACGGTCATATCCATGGTCAGAAATATGAGGGCAATCATCATTTTAATATTTGTGTGGAACACTGGAACTACACGCCTCTAACGTTTGAGCAGATCAGGGATACGGTGGTCGCCAGTGAAGAAGGCTCCGATTAA
- a CDS encoding YraN family protein → MREPVPPQRYNRKQKGAAAEAAAVLYLTSLGYVILDQNWRCRSGELDIVAQHEDRLVIIEVRSRGGSLLQGTPAESVDSRKIRQVRRTAQLYILSKGQEAREVVFDVITVLLNDDLSITSLGHIREAF, encoded by the coding sequence ATGAGAGAACCTGTCCCGCCGCAGAGATATAACCGCAAGCAGAAAGGAGCGGCTGCCGAAGCGGCAGCGGTTCTTTATCTGACTTCTTTGGGTTATGTCATTCTGGATCAGAACTGGCGCTGCCGCAGCGGAGAACTGGACATCGTGGCGCAGCATGAAGACCGGCTAGTAATTATTGAGGTGCGCAGCCGGGGTGGCAGCCTGCTTCAGGGTACACCCGCCGAATCGGTAGACAGCCGCAAAATCCGGCAGGTTCGACGCACAGCGCAGCTCTATATCCTCAGTAAGGGACAGGAGGCGCGCGAGGTCGTGTTTGATGTGATCACAGTGCTGCTGAATGATGATTTAAGCATAACCTCGCTGGGCCATATCCGTGAGGCTTTTTGA
- a CDS encoding ribonuclease HII, which translates to MSTVDMLLYEKECWEQAYCRIAGVDEVGRGCLFGDVIAAAVILPEGLIIEGVDDSKKLSAKKRDALYELILEQALAVGIGQVDSNVIDDINIKQASRLAMKIAIEGLSDQPDYILVDAEKVDIPLPQRAIIKGDANSQSIAAASIVAKVTRDRLCEGAWEELYPDYGIAIHKGYATKLHREQITSLGPTPMHRRSFLGRILAEQQTLF; encoded by the coding sequence TTGAGTACAGTGGATATGTTGTTGTATGAAAAAGAGTGTTGGGAGCAAGCTTACTGCCGTATAGCAGGTGTAGATGAGGTCGGCAGAGGCTGCCTGTTCGGAGATGTGATTGCAGCAGCGGTAATTCTGCCCGAAGGGCTTATTATTGAAGGCGTGGATGATTCCAAGAAGCTTAGCGCCAAGAAGCGGGATGCCTTATATGAGCTCATTCTGGAGCAGGCGCTCGCTGTGGGCATCGGGCAGGTGGATTCGAATGTGATCGACGATATTAATATCAAACAGGCATCACGGCTGGCAATGAAGATTGCTATAGAAGGACTCTCTGATCAGCCGGACTATATTCTGGTGGATGCCGAGAAAGTGGATATTCCGCTGCCGCAGCGGGCGATTATTAAAGGTGATGCCAACAGCCAGTCCATTGCTGCGGCTTCTATCGTGGCTAAAGTGACGCGCGACCGCTTATGCGAAGGGGCATGGGAGGAATTATACCCGGACTACGGGATTGCCATACATAAAGGCTACGCAACCAAGCTGCACCGCGAGCAGATAACCTCTCTGGGTCCCACTCCGATGCACCGGCGCAGCTTCTTGGGAAGGATTCTGGCCGAACAGCAGACGCTCTTTTAG
- the ylqF gene encoding ribosome biogenesis GTPase YlqF codes for MAIQWFPGHMTKARRQIEAKLKLIDVVIELLDARLPLSSRNPMIDDILRDKPRLILLNKADLADPEATRKWLAYFKAEGHLAHPADASTGTGVKEIPEQVKMLLKEKIDRQIARGMNPRAMRALIVGIPNVGKSTLINKMAGRHIAAVGDRPGVTKGQQWIKTGGNLELLDTPGILWPRFEDQEVGYRLAVTGAIKEEILNIEEIAFYAVKYLVKDYGSRFQERFGIEKLPEDLENPDEIVAVMEAVGRKRGCLISGGRVDLEKASRVLLHELRAGKLGRFTLETP; via the coding sequence ATGGCCATTCAATGGTTTCCTGGTCATATGACGAAGGCAAGGCGGCAGATCGAGGCCAAGCTTAAGCTGATAGATGTTGTAATTGAATTGCTCGATGCCCGTCTTCCGCTTTCCAGCCGCAATCCGATGATTGACGATATTTTGCGGGACAAGCCAAGGCTGATATTGCTGAATAAAGCGGATCTGGCCGATCCGGAGGCTACACGGAAGTGGTTGGCTTATTTCAAGGCAGAGGGTCATCTTGCCCATCCTGCGGATGCATCGACGGGTACCGGAGTGAAGGAAATTCCCGAGCAGGTCAAGATGCTGCTGAAGGAGAAGATTGACCGCCAAATTGCCAGAGGCATGAATCCGCGTGCGATGCGCGCACTCATCGTCGGAATTCCGAACGTTGGCAAGTCTACACTGATTAACAAGATGGCCGGCAGGCATATTGCGGCTGTAGGCGACCGCCCGGGTGTAACCAAAGGCCAGCAATGGATCAAAACCGGCGGCAACCTTGAGCTTCTGGACACACCAGGGATTCTCTGGCCGAGGTTTGAGGACCAAGAGGTGGGCTACCGGCTGGCGGTAACCGGAGCCATCAAGGAAGAAATCCTGAACATTGAAGAAATTGCCTTCTATGCTGTGAAATATCTGGTCAAGGATTACGGCTCCAGATTCCAGGAGCGCTTCGGGATTGAGAAGCTGCCTGAGGATCTGGAGAATCCCGACGAGATCGTAGCGGTGATGGAAGCGGTAGGTCGTAAACGCGGCTGCCTGATCAGCGGCGGCCGGGTCGATCTGGAGAAGGCCTCCCGTGTACTGCTGCATGAGCTGCGCGCCGGCAAGCTGGGCCGTTTTACACTGGAAACGCCATAA
- the lepB gene encoding signal peptidase I has translation MQQDLPQGTGETVESSGKNPRKQKNEVLEWIKAIAIALVLVVLIRWLLFKPFIVDGSSMKPNFHTGERVIVNEILYDIRSPQRGEVVVFHVPSEGRDFIKRVIGVAGDTVKVEGDVVTVNGQTVDETYIQDELDAARSNGTLYNNKNFPNEDFTDGTVPEGHVFVMGDNRSDSTDSRMIGYVPLDDIVGRADLIFWPVKDISFINH, from the coding sequence ATGCAGCAGGATTTGCCGCAGGGAACCGGTGAGACTGTAGAGTCAAGCGGGAAGAACCCTCGTAAGCAGAAGAATGAAGTGCTGGAATGGATCAAGGCTATAGCCATTGCATTAGTACTGGTTGTGCTGATCCGCTGGCTGTTGTTTAAACCTTTTATCGTAGATGGATCTTCCATGAAACCAAATTTTCATACAGGTGAGCGGGTCATTGTGAACGAAATCCTGTATGACATCAGATCGCCGCAGCGTGGCGAGGTCGTGGTATTCCATGTGCCATCAGAGGGCCGGGATTTCATCAAGCGGGTAATCGGCGTTGCCGGGGATACCGTGAAGGTGGAAGGTGATGTCGTAACTGTAAATGGGCAGACTGTAGACGAGACCTATATACAGGATGAACTTGATGCTGCGCGCAGCAACGGTACATTATACAACAACAAGAATTTCCCCAATGAAGATTTCACCGACGGCACAGTGCCGGAGGGTCACGTCTTTGTAATGGGAGATAACCGTTCAGACAGTACAGACAGCCGGATGATCGGCTATGTGCCGCTGGATGATATTGTCGGCCGTGCGGATCTGATCTTCTGGCCGGTGAAGGATATTTCTTTTATTAATCACTAA
- the rplS gene encoding 50S ribosomal protein L19: protein MNILQEITQEQLRKDIPSFRPGDTLKVHVKVIEGTRERIQLFEGVVIKRRGGGIGETFTVRKISYGVGVERTFPINSPKLEKIEVTRRGKVRRAKLYYLRELRGKAARIKEIRR from the coding sequence ATGAATATCCTACAAGAAATTACACAAGAGCAGCTTCGCAAAGATATCCCGAGTTTTCGCCCGGGTGACACTTTGAAAGTGCATGTAAAAGTTATCGAGGGAACTCGTGAGCGTATCCAGTTGTTCGAAGGCGTTGTAATCAAACGTCGCGGCGGTGGAATCGGTGAGACTTTTACGGTTCGTAAAATCTCTTACGGTGTTGGTGTGGAAAGAACTTTCCCAATCAACTCGCCTAAACTTGAGAAGATTGAAGTGACTCGCCGCGGTAAAGTCCGTCGTGCTAAACTTTATTACCTTCGTGAACTGCGCGGTAAAGCAGCAAGAATTAAAGAAATCCGCCGCTAG
- a CDS encoding YiiG family protein: MRKLSFVIAIIMLGAMLSACSAITSTVDQAPAGVTSGESKEIDKYNAYVMLNNLMTGRINEVLVHYFEKFGVDTQPVIEKNFSFIMLGVAETEREVVDKANGYTASQPAFANADPVVIKLTPVIKDLLSVLDDMKAYYDTRGYVDDDFAKGKQLHTKLVSANLAYETVAKQYFTALQKLGNEQRLAELQKLKDSDQQIRYNALKFMIDAEATAIEMDEQGITADNVLQLDMTKFKAKYDIMTADLSALMTISKDKKRIQKEGINSFSIESYVDSATEAKAAASKIIERINKKEPVSDSDLNVQFLNTTDGTPENFNYQLSKAVERYNEMN, from the coding sequence TTGAGAAAGCTATCATTCGTTATTGCCATTATCATGTTAGGTGCAATGTTATCCGCTTGTTCTGCTATTACATCCACCGTGGATCAAGCGCCTGCAGGCGTTACGTCCGGCGAGAGCAAAGAAATCGATAAATACAATGCGTATGTGATGCTGAATAACTTGATGACAGGCAGAATCAATGAGGTTCTGGTTCATTATTTCGAGAAGTTCGGAGTTGATACACAGCCTGTAATCGAGAAGAACTTCAGCTTCATCATGCTCGGCGTTGCTGAAACTGAGCGGGAAGTTGTTGATAAAGCGAACGGCTATACCGCAAGCCAACCTGCTTTTGCGAACGCAGACCCCGTAGTGATCAAGCTGACACCGGTCATCAAAGATCTGTTGTCCGTCCTGGACGATATGAAAGCCTACTATGATACAAGAGGCTACGTGGATGATGATTTCGCAAAAGGAAAACAGCTGCATACCAAGCTGGTAAGTGCCAATCTCGCTTATGAGACTGTTGCCAAACAATACTTCACGGCTTTGCAAAAATTGGGTAACGAGCAGCGTCTGGCTGAACTGCAAAAACTCAAGGATTCAGACCAGCAGATCAGGTATAATGCCTTGAAGTTCATGATAGATGCCGAGGCTACGGCCATTGAAATGGATGAGCAGGGAATCACCGCCGACAATGTGCTGCAGCTTGATATGACGAAGTTTAAAGCCAAATACGACATCATGACCGCAGATCTGAGTGCGCTCATGACCATCTCAAAAGACAAGAAACGAATTCAAAAAGAAGGGATTAACAGCTTCAGTATCGAGAGCTATGTTGATTCAGCCACTGAGGCAAAAGCGGCCGCTTCGAAAATCATTGAACGCATCAATAAGAAGGAACCTGTATCTGATTCTGACCTGAACGTCCAGTTCCTGAACACTACGGATGGTACACCTGAGAATTTCAATTATCAGCTAAGCAAGGCAGTCGAACGATATAATGAAATGAATTAA